From the genome of Nitrospiraceae bacterium:
ACTCGGCAAGAGTTCAGCGGCCGTCATGCTGATACCATCCTGCAGCTCTTAGATCGGCTTGTATGTTTCATGTAGTCAACGTTTCCGAACTTATCGCGCGCCACCGTTGTGACTGAGAGCCGCCTCCGGAACCGCTGGACGGTAGCCTGTCTTCAGAATTTTCTCGATCGCAGCGCGTGGAATGCGGACCGCCCGTTTCGAGGGGCG
Proteins encoded in this window:
- a CDS encoding helix-turn-helix domain-containing protein, which gives rise to MIQFGELLRVEDAASALGLRPSTVRKMVLKREIDIVRPSKRAVRIPRAAIEKILKTGYRPAVPEAALSHNGGAR